From a region of the Sander lucioperca isolate FBNREF2018 chromosome 8, SLUC_FBN_1.2, whole genome shotgun sequence genome:
- the LOC116047784 gene encoding claudin-10-like isoform X1: MSYRTVVMYVEIGCFVVCLSGWILVCSTMPIDIWTWSEIESRVLTTSHYFSNLWKNCVSDSTGVTDCKNIPSLLALNWDIHMCRALIIISIILAFFGSVLVLVGMKCTKIGGSEIVNARLTFAGGMNYLIGGMCSMIAFSYYGNKLRAEFQDPYYKAEKFEIGVGVFIGWGGSTLLVVGGLIYSIFAGRDGFHSRHK; the protein is encoded by the exons ATGAGTTACAGGACTGTGGTGATGTATGTGGAGATTGGCTGCTTTGTTGTCTGTCTATCTGGATGGATCCTGGTGTGTTCCACAATGCCCATAGATATCTGGACATGGTCTGAGATAGAGAGCAGAGTCTTGACTACTTCACACTACTTCTCCAATCTGTGGAAGAATTGTGTATCTGATTCAACTGGAGTAACTGACTGCAAGAACATTCCATCACTACTTGCACTGAAtt GGGACATTCACATGTGCCGTGCTCTCATCATCATCTCTATTATCTTGGCTTTCTTTGGATCAGTTCTGGTCTTAGTGGGAATGAAGTGTACTAAGATTGGGGGATCAGAGATTGTTAATGCAAGACTAACCTTTGCTGGGGGAATGAACTACCTTATCGGAG GAATGTGTTCTATGATTGCTTTCTCCTATTATGGAAACAAACTTAGAGCAGAATTCCAGGACCCTTACTACAAAGCGGAGAA GTTTGAAATAGGTGTTGGTGTCTTTATCGGCTGGGGAGGCTCCACCTTACTTGTTGTTGGAGGCCTCATTTACAGTATCTTTGCAGGGAGGGACGGGTTCCACTCAAG aCATAAATAA
- the LOC116047784 gene encoding claudin-10-like isoform X2 → MSYRTVVMYVEIGCFVVCLSGWILVCSTMPIDIWTWSEIESRVLTTSHYFSNLWKNCVSDSTGVTDCKNIPSLLALNWDIHMCRALIIISIILAFFGSVLVLVGMKCTKIGGSEIVNARLTFAGGMNYLIGGMCSMIAFSYYGNKLRAEFQDPYYKAEKFEIGVGVFIGWGGSTLLVVGGLIYSIFAGRDGFHSSSKRFPEYQFPDAYRVVPTKKSIQLLAHTEISESRKPRTTSGSRGSSISGITTTTNLSAINAYV, encoded by the exons ATGAGTTACAGGACTGTGGTGATGTATGTGGAGATTGGCTGCTTTGTTGTCTGTCTATCTGGATGGATCCTGGTGTGTTCCACAATGCCCATAGATATCTGGACATGGTCTGAGATAGAGAGCAGAGTCTTGACTACTTCACACTACTTCTCCAATCTGTGGAAGAATTGTGTATCTGATTCAACTGGAGTAACTGACTGCAAGAACATTCCATCACTACTTGCACTGAAtt GGGACATTCACATGTGCCGTGCTCTCATCATCATCTCTATTATCTTGGCTTTCTTTGGATCAGTTCTGGTCTTAGTGGGAATGAAGTGTACTAAGATTGGGGGATCAGAGATTGTTAATGCAAGACTAACCTTTGCTGGGGGAATGAACTACCTTATCGGAG GAATGTGTTCTATGATTGCTTTCTCCTATTATGGAAACAAACTTAGAGCAGAATTCCAGGACCCTTACTACAAAGCGGAGAA GTTTGAAATAGGTGTTGGTGTCTTTATCGGCTGGGGAGGCTCCACCTTACTTGTTGTTGGAGGCCTCATTTACAGTATCTTTGCAGGGAGGGACGGGTTCCACTCAAG CTCAAAAAGATTCCCTGAATACCAGTTCCCTGATGCCTACAGAGTTGTTCCGACAAAAAAGAGCATTCAGTTGTTGGCTCATACAGAGATTAGTGAGAGCAGAAAACCAAGGACCACCAGTGgcagcagaggcagcagcaTCTCTGGGATCACAACCACCACCAATTTGTCAGCTATAAATGCATATGTATGA